One Mus musculus strain C57BL/6J chromosome X, GRCm38.p6 C57BL/6J DNA window includes the following coding sequences:
- the Samt2 gene encoding spermatogenesis associated multipass transmembrane protein 2 produces MDCYTLNTKRFAGLEWIFRVTGFICSLLSLGFGIILANSKYWRLWEFDNNVVQLVYIGLWEAYYHWEFNFSGTETIILVHSPVNSTWTISPEFQYARNLILLAMLIKPVVVIFSSAALRVSIIKASVPEIQIVCYKCSVLILILSSLCTIISVTWNHVVDLYGNTTLDFPPTFPVKKEALIKKHNTHVFPMGLVTTTLSLFGVIMFLYEIRSLKVQKKLNAQHVSKQSDDRSINEHACVCQMCQETP; encoded by the exons TATACCCTCAACACTAAAAG ATTTGCAGGATTGGAGTGGATCTTCAGAGTGACTGGCTTCATTTGCAGCCTGTTATCTTTGGGGTTTGGAATAATTCTTGCAAACAGCAAATACTGGCGCCTCTGGGAATTTGACAATAATGTTGTCCAGCTTGTTTACATCGGACTTTGGGAAGCTTACTACCATTGGGAATTTAACTTCTCTGGTACTGAAACCATAATTCTGGTACACAGCCCTGTCAACTCGACCTGGACAATTTCACCTGAATTTCAATATGCACGGAACCTGATATTACTGGCAATGCTGATAAAACCTGTTGTTGTGATTTTTAGCTCAGCAGCCCTTAGGGTCAGCATAATCAAAGCCTCAGTCCCTGAGATTCAGATAGTGTGCTACAAGTGCTCTGTCTTAATTCTGATCCTCAGCAGCCTTTGTACCATTATTTCTGTGACCTGGAACCATGTAGTAGATCTCTATGGCAACACCACCCTTGACTTTCCACCAACCTTTCCAGTTAAGAAAGAAGCCCTAATTAAAAAACACAACACTCATGTGTTTCCAATGGGGCTTGTGACAACCACTCTGTCGCTCTTTGGTGTGATTATGTTCCTCTATGAGATAAGGTCACTGAAAGTTCAGAAGAAGCTGAATGCCCAGCATGTTTCCAAACAATCTGATGACAGGTCCATAAATGAGCATGCTTGTGTTTGCCAAATGTGCCAGGAGACTCCCTGA